In Nocardia asteroides, a single genomic region encodes these proteins:
- a CDS encoding trypsin-like peptidase domain-containing protein has translation MTEENQRRAGEQPAGGTHPTPPPPGPGSPWAPGPYGPHGGYNPPGPGGFGAPHAPGSEHGTGAFGAQHGGLGPDREPNFFGGSDGGRGADTGAGGFGPGGPEHATSGFGAHQGFGSGPHETQGRYEPGPGPATGSIPAPYGPGYSQPGAPVPPGAIPPAYGGGPSDPGPAKRPRRIALVAGALALALVSGGIGGVVGAVAVDRDTSSTVANALDAPKPNVNTVANAPAGSIQAVAQKVLPSVVMIKVASNRAEGEGSGVVLSSDGLILTNNHVATGGGTGARMEVVFSDGSTAPATIVGADPVSDLAVIKAEGKTGLTPIELGSSGELQVGQPVIAIGSPLGLAGTVTTGIVSSLNRPVSTSGSGTAPGVNPVIDAVQTDAAINPGNSGGALVDGEGKLIGINTAIATLGGETGGQQSGSIGLGFAIPVDQARRVADQLTKTGRATYAQIGIKLRPQDTRAQVLEATQDGPAAKAGIPAGAVVTKVDDRVIDSGDALIAAVRSHQPGDKVTVTYTDEQGNNPKTAQVTLDAAPAEAGR, from the coding sequence GTGACCGAGGAAAACCAGCGCCGCGCGGGAGAGCAGCCCGCGGGTGGCACGCACCCGACCCCCCCGCCGCCCGGGCCGGGTTCGCCGTGGGCGCCGGGGCCCTACGGACCGCACGGCGGGTACAACCCGCCGGGGCCGGGCGGGTTCGGCGCGCCGCACGCGCCCGGGTCCGAGCACGGGACCGGCGCTTTCGGTGCGCAGCACGGGGGTCTGGGTCCGGATCGCGAGCCGAACTTTTTCGGCGGGTCGGACGGCGGGCGCGGAGCCGATACGGGAGCCGGTGGCTTCGGTCCGGGCGGGCCCGAGCACGCGACCAGCGGGTTCGGCGCGCACCAGGGCTTCGGCTCGGGCCCGCACGAGACGCAGGGGCGGTACGAGCCGGGGCCCGGCCCGGCCACCGGGTCGATCCCGGCTCCCTACGGCCCCGGCTACTCCCAGCCGGGCGCCCCGGTCCCGCCGGGCGCCATCCCGCCCGCCTACGGCGGCGGCCCGTCGGACCCCGGCCCGGCCAAGCGCCCGCGGCGCATCGCGCTGGTCGCGGGCGCCCTTGCCCTGGCCCTGGTGAGCGGCGGCATCGGCGGCGTGGTCGGCGCCGTCGCGGTCGACCGCGACACCAGCTCGACCGTCGCCAACGCGCTCGACGCCCCGAAGCCGAACGTGAACACGGTCGCCAATGCCCCCGCCGGCTCGATTCAGGCGGTGGCCCAGAAGGTGCTGCCCAGCGTCGTGATGATCAAGGTGGCGAGCAACCGCGCCGAGGGCGAGGGCTCCGGCGTCGTGCTCTCCTCGGACGGCCTGATCCTGACCAACAACCACGTCGCCACCGGCGGCGGCACCGGCGCCAGGATGGAGGTCGTCTTCAGCGACGGCTCCACCGCACCGGCGACCATCGTCGGCGCCGACCCGGTCTCCGACCTCGCGGTCATCAAGGCCGAGGGCAAGACCGGCCTCACCCCGATCGAGCTGGGCAGCTCCGGCGAGCTCCAGGTCGGCCAGCCGGTGATCGCGATCGGCTCCCCGCTCGGCCTCGCGGGCACCGTCACCACCGGCATCGTCTCCTCGCTCAACCGCCCGGTCTCGACCAGCGGCTCCGGCACCGCCCCCGGCGTCAACCCGGTGATCGACGCGGTGCAGACCGATGCCGCGATCAACCCGGGCAACTCCGGTGGCGCGCTCGTGGACGGCGAGGGCAAGCTCATCGGCATCAACACCGCCATCGCCACCCTCGGCGGCGAGACCGGCGGCCAGCAGAGCGGCTCGATCGGCCTCGGCTTCGCCATCCCGGTCGACCAGGCCCGCCGGGTCGCCGACCAGCTGACCAAGACCGGCCGGGCCACCTACGCCCAGATCGGCATCAAGCTGCGCCCGCAGGACACCAGGGCGCAGGTGCTCGAAGCGACCCAGGACGGGCCGGCCGCCAAGGCGGGGATCCCGGCCGGTGCGGTCGTCACGAAGGTCGACGATCGGGTCATCGATTCCGGTGACGCGCTGATCGCCGCGGTCCGCTCCCACCAACCAGGAGACAAGGTGACGGTGACCTACACCGACGAACAGGGCAACAACCCGAAGACCGCCCAGGTGACGCTGGACGCCGCGCCGGCGGAG